A single Anopheles funestus chromosome 2RL, idAnoFuneDA-416_04, whole genome shotgun sequence DNA region contains:
- the LOC125762120 gene encoding U3 small nucleolar ribonucleoprotein protein MPP10 isoform X1, giving the protein MVSKTAFSPLLVKKKLGLKSYVNKFRKYTKHPENYLKLQKPLAKKLKLFVKEIYDHGTKSPTVANRKPLPYLNELVTEQMDEEQIWQQLELKNDHFIEQDLKNFLNVVSKNEKSLQLSFSTKPISEDGSDEGSSAKEMHESDEDNGIDGDDIDSGEENEANGKVMDLQEETALKRSKKLKKKERKQSNGKKSVVDDRFFKLDDMARFLDEEDDRERRKQNGLKEKNPLIEIDYFDDHTGEDDDDGADLKYADFFEDEDDNEDGEDEETEDENIEDEADEKEDENGVEQEQEEELSDEAEVERNRKLRYEIYKGGLSLPDEIPPKKVVVDQPESSDSGSEDEKSQDKHDGPKSSYELRQEKLNEKITLMESKLLKDKPWQLKGEISAETRPKNSLLEEVLEYEHTTRPAPVITEETTMRLEDIIKQRIRNKAYDDVERKVRPPDNPREYRKQLVLDGEKSKESLAKVYEQDYLKQLEKANPDADVQANEEEEPKEHKEIRHMMKVVLAQLDALSNFHYTPRPAAPELKILTNTPAISMEEVAPVATSDATLLAPEEVHRRPKGDVMSKEERTKTDQNRERRLKKRFQQEKYRREAEREQKQLEKAAGQSSSKQNRALQTSLLKKVTKAKNVQQMLETSSGPAKSSSAFFSQLQDEVRSQAKSKAEGTVKKKKKNTENLIASNFKL; this is encoded by the exons ATGGTCAGCAAGACTGCATTTTCGCCGCTCTTAGTGAAGAAGAAGCTGGGATTGAAATCGTATGTGAATAAGTTCCGCAAGTATACAAAGCATCCGGAAAATTACCTTAA ACTACAGAAACCATTGGCTAAAAAGTTAAAGTTGTTCGTCAAAGAAATATATGACCATGGCACGAAGAGTCCAACTGTGGCCAACCGGAAACCGCTGCCGTATCTGAATGAACTCGTTACAGAGCAAATGGATGAAGAGCAAATTTGGCAGCAACTAGAGCTCAAGAATGATCATTTCATCGAGCAGGATTTGAAGAATTTCTTAAATGTTGTatcgaagaatgaaaaaagtttgcaGCTTTCGTTTAGCACGAAACCCATTTCCGAGGATGGATCGGACGAAGGTTCGTCCGCTAAAGAAATGCACGAATCGGATGAAGATAATGGGATCGATGGAGATGATATCGATTCAGGGGAAGAAAACGAGGCAAACGGGAAAGTCATGGACTTGCAAGAGGAAACAGCATTGAAGCGATCGAAGaaactaaagaaaaaggaaaggaagcaATCCAATGGGAAGAAATCGGTTGTAGATGATCGTTTCTTCAAGCTGGATGACATGGCAAGGTTCTTGGACGAAGAAGATGATCGTGAGAGACGAAAGCAAAATGGGTTGAAGGAGAAAAACCCTCTCATTGAGATTGATTATTTTGATGATCATACTGGAGAG GACGATGACGATGGAGCTGATTTGAAATATGCAGATTTCTTcgaagatgaagatgataaCGAAGACGGTGAGGATGAAGAAACGGAAGACGAGAACATTGAAGACGAAGCTGACGAAAAGGAGGATGAAAATGGCGTTGAACAAGAACAGGAAGAAGAATTATCCGATGAAGCCGAAGTTGAACGCAATCGGAAGCTGCGGTACGAAATATATAAAGGTGGTTTATCTTTACCAGATGAAATTCCTCCCAAGAAGGTGGTAGTTGATCAACCGGAGTCCAGTGACAGTGGAAGTGAGGACGAGAAAAGCCAAGACAAACACGATGGCCCAAAGTCTTCTTACGAACTTCGGCAGGAAAAGCTCAATGAAAAGATAACACTAATGGAATCAAAGCTGCTGAAAGATAAACCGTGGCAACTAAAGGGAGAAATCTCTGCCGAAACACGACCCAAAAACTCTTTGCTCGAAGAGGTCTTAGAATACGAGCATACAACCCGCCCTGCGCCCGTTATAACGGAGGAAACGACAATGCGACTGGAAGACATCATAAAGCAGCGGATCAGAAATAAAGCATATGACGATGTGGAGAGAAAGGTACGCCCACCGGACAATCCACGCGAGTATCGGAAGCAGTTAGTGCTGGATGGAGAGAAGAGTAAGGAGTCTCTGGCCAAGGTGTACGAGCAGGATTATTTGAAACAACTAGAGAAAGCTAACCCCGACGCTGATG TTCAAGCAAACGAAGAGGAAGAACCTAAGGAACACAAGGAAATTCGACACATGATGAAAGTGGTGCTAGCACAGTTAGATGCACTGTCGAACTTCCACTACACGCCACGTCCAGCTGCCCCTGAGTTGAAGATTCTTACGAATACGCCTGCCATCAGCATGGAGGAGGTTGCTCCGGTTGCAACAAGTGATGCCACTTTGCTGGCTCCTGAGGAAGTCCATAGACGACCGAAGGGAGACGTCATGTCAAAGGAGGAGCGTACCAAAACGGACCAGAACCGCGAACGGCGGTTGAAGAAGCGTTTCCAGCAAGAGAAGTACCGTCGCGAGGCGGAACgggaacaaaaacaactcGAGAAGGCGGCAGGACAAAGcagttcaaaacaaaaccgagcgCTGCAGACGTCTCTGCTGAAGAAGGTAACGAAAGCGAAAAATGTGCAGCAGATGCTGGAAACTTCGTCCGGTCCGGCCAAATCGTCTAGCGCATTCTTCTCGCAGCTGCAGGATGAGGTTCGCTCCCAAGCTAAATCGAAAGCAGAAGGAACggtgaaaaagaagaagaaaaacactgAAAATTTAATAGCCAGTAACTTCAAGCTGTAA
- the LOC125762120 gene encoding U3 small nucleolar ribonucleoprotein protein MPP10 isoform X2 — translation MVSKTAFSPLLVKKKLGLKSYVNKFRKYTKHPENYLKLQKPLAKKLKLFVKEIYDHGTKSPTVANRKPLPYLNELVTEQMDEEQIWQQLELKNDHFIEQDLKNFLNVVSKNEKSLQLSFSTKPISEDGSDEGSSAKEMHESDEDNGIDGDDIDSGEENEANGKVMDLQEETALKRSKKLKKKERKQSNGKKSVVDDRFFKLDDMARFLDEEDDRERRKQNGLKEKNPLIEIDYFDDHTGEDDDDGADLKYADFFEDEDDNEDGEDEETEDENIEDEADEKEDENGVEQEQEEELSDEAEVERNRKLRYEIYKGGLSLPDEIPPKKVVVDQPESSDSGSEDEKSQDKHDGPKSSYELRQEKLNEKITLMESKLLKDKPWQLKGEISAETRPKNSLLEEVLEYEHTTRPAPVITEETTMRLEDIIKQRIRNKAYDDVERKVRPPDNPREYRKQLVLDGEKSKESLAKVYEQDYLKQLEKANPDADANEEEEPKEHKEIRHMMKVVLAQLDALSNFHYTPRPAAPELKILTNTPAISMEEVAPVATSDATLLAPEEVHRRPKGDVMSKEERTKTDQNRERRLKKRFQQEKYRREAEREQKQLEKAAGQSSSKQNRALQTSLLKKVTKAKNVQQMLETSSGPAKSSSAFFSQLQDEVRSQAKSKAEGTVKKKKKNTENLIASNFKL, via the exons ATGGTCAGCAAGACTGCATTTTCGCCGCTCTTAGTGAAGAAGAAGCTGGGATTGAAATCGTATGTGAATAAGTTCCGCAAGTATACAAAGCATCCGGAAAATTACCTTAA ACTACAGAAACCATTGGCTAAAAAGTTAAAGTTGTTCGTCAAAGAAATATATGACCATGGCACGAAGAGTCCAACTGTGGCCAACCGGAAACCGCTGCCGTATCTGAATGAACTCGTTACAGAGCAAATGGATGAAGAGCAAATTTGGCAGCAACTAGAGCTCAAGAATGATCATTTCATCGAGCAGGATTTGAAGAATTTCTTAAATGTTGTatcgaagaatgaaaaaagtttgcaGCTTTCGTTTAGCACGAAACCCATTTCCGAGGATGGATCGGACGAAGGTTCGTCCGCTAAAGAAATGCACGAATCGGATGAAGATAATGGGATCGATGGAGATGATATCGATTCAGGGGAAGAAAACGAGGCAAACGGGAAAGTCATGGACTTGCAAGAGGAAACAGCATTGAAGCGATCGAAGaaactaaagaaaaaggaaaggaagcaATCCAATGGGAAGAAATCGGTTGTAGATGATCGTTTCTTCAAGCTGGATGACATGGCAAGGTTCTTGGACGAAGAAGATGATCGTGAGAGACGAAAGCAAAATGGGTTGAAGGAGAAAAACCCTCTCATTGAGATTGATTATTTTGATGATCATACTGGAGAG GACGATGACGATGGAGCTGATTTGAAATATGCAGATTTCTTcgaagatgaagatgataaCGAAGACGGTGAGGATGAAGAAACGGAAGACGAGAACATTGAAGACGAAGCTGACGAAAAGGAGGATGAAAATGGCGTTGAACAAGAACAGGAAGAAGAATTATCCGATGAAGCCGAAGTTGAACGCAATCGGAAGCTGCGGTACGAAATATATAAAGGTGGTTTATCTTTACCAGATGAAATTCCTCCCAAGAAGGTGGTAGTTGATCAACCGGAGTCCAGTGACAGTGGAAGTGAGGACGAGAAAAGCCAAGACAAACACGATGGCCCAAAGTCTTCTTACGAACTTCGGCAGGAAAAGCTCAATGAAAAGATAACACTAATGGAATCAAAGCTGCTGAAAGATAAACCGTGGCAACTAAAGGGAGAAATCTCTGCCGAAACACGACCCAAAAACTCTTTGCTCGAAGAGGTCTTAGAATACGAGCATACAACCCGCCCTGCGCCCGTTATAACGGAGGAAACGACAATGCGACTGGAAGACATCATAAAGCAGCGGATCAGAAATAAAGCATATGACGATGTGGAGAGAAAGGTACGCCCACCGGACAATCCACGCGAGTATCGGAAGCAGTTAGTGCTGGATGGAGAGAAGAGTAAGGAGTCTCTGGCCAAGGTGTACGAGCAGGATTATTTGAAACAACTAGAGAAAGCTAACCCCGACGCTGATG CAAACGAAGAGGAAGAACCTAAGGAACACAAGGAAATTCGACACATGATGAAAGTGGTGCTAGCACAGTTAGATGCACTGTCGAACTTCCACTACACGCCACGTCCAGCTGCCCCTGAGTTGAAGATTCTTACGAATACGCCTGCCATCAGCATGGAGGAGGTTGCTCCGGTTGCAACAAGTGATGCCACTTTGCTGGCTCCTGAGGAAGTCCATAGACGACCGAAGGGAGACGTCATGTCAAAGGAGGAGCGTACCAAAACGGACCAGAACCGCGAACGGCGGTTGAAGAAGCGTTTCCAGCAAGAGAAGTACCGTCGCGAGGCGGAACgggaacaaaaacaactcGAGAAGGCGGCAGGACAAAGcagttcaaaacaaaaccgagcgCTGCAGACGTCTCTGCTGAAGAAGGTAACGAAAGCGAAAAATGTGCAGCAGATGCTGGAAACTTCGTCCGGTCCGGCCAAATCGTCTAGCGCATTCTTCTCGCAGCTGCAGGATGAGGTTCGCTCCCAAGCTAAATCGAAAGCAGAAGGAACggtgaaaaagaagaagaaaaacactgAAAATTTAATAGCCAGTAACTTCAAGCTGTAA
- the LOC125762123 gene encoding ethanolaminephosphotransferase 1: protein MSEAYLTKEHLAGFDNYKYNAKDTSPLSIYVMHPFWNWLVEYFPKWIAPNLMTFAGFLFTVANFVMLSWYDWGFWASTELENTTPVPNWFWALAAVNIFLAYTLDGIDGKQARRIKLSGPLGELFDHGLDSYSAFFIPACLYSIFGRGPTSVPPIRMYYIMWTIFFSFYLSHWEKYNTGVLYLPWGYDLGMWGSVLMYLATWMFGYQLWKVTLPWDLSAGQLMELCLHISAMSNLPMVVFNMYRSYKDRTGKMRTMKEAMRPLFTYGSFMFVCLLWVFVSPSDIMNRDPRAVYIMTGTVFSNISCRLIVSQMSNTTAETFNWMTGVLCGAVVMSLTMPLLERPLLYLLVIGSSLAHWHYGSGVVQQMCKHFNRRCFMVTKPDESKE, encoded by the exons ATGAGTGAAGCCTATTTGACCAAGGAGCATCTGGCTGGATTTGATAATTATAAG TACAATGCTAAGGACACATCGCCACTCAGTATTTATGTTATGCATCCGTTTTGGAATTGGCTCGTAGAG TATTTCCCAAAATGGATTGCACCGAACCTGATGACTTTTGCCGGCTTTCTGTTCACCGTGGCCAATTTTGTGATGCTATCTTGGTACGACTGGGGATTCTGGGCGAGTACGGAGCTGGAAAACACAACACCGGTACCGAACTGGTTCTGGGCACTGGCGGCTGTAAATATATTTCTCGCCTACACGCTGGACGGCATCGATGGTAAGCAGGCACGAAGAATTAAGCTTTCCGGGCCGCTTGGCGAGCTATTCGATCATGGGCTCGATTCGTACTCGGCGTTTTTCATTCCGGCTTGTCTGTACAGCATATTCGGTCGTGGCCCAACGTCGGTACCACCGATACGCATGTACTACATCATGTGGACGATATTCTTCAGCTTTTATCTATCACACTGGGAAAAGTACAATACGGGTGTGCTGTATTTACCGTGGGGATACGATCTCGGCATGTGG GGTTCCGTATTGATGTACCTAGCCACGTGGATGTTTGGCTATCAGCTGTGGAAAGTGACGCTGCCGTGGGATCTATCGGCTGGTCAATTGATGGAACTTTGCCTTCACATTAGCGCCATGTCCAACCTACCGATGGTGGTTTTCAATATGTACCGATCGTATAAAGatcgtacaggcaaaatgcgCACTATGAAGGAAGCGATGCGTCCACTATTTACGTACGGTAGTTttatgttcgtttgtttgctttgggtGTTTGTGTCGCCGAGCGATATTATGAACCGAGATCCGCGGGCCGTCTACATCATGACGGGAACAGTTTTTAGTAACATTAGC TGCCGGTTAATTGTATCGCAAATGTCCAACACTACAGCGGAAACGTTCAACTGGATGACAGGCGTTTTATGCGGGGCCGTTGTAATGAGCCTTACTATGCCATTGCTCGAACGACCGTTACTGTATTTGCTCGTAATCGGATCTTCCCTAGCTCATTGGCACTATGGTTCCGGTGTT GTCCAACAAATGTGCAAACACTTCAATCGACGCTGCTTTATGGTGACAAAACCGGACGAATCCAAAGAATAG
- the LOC125762134 gene encoding phosphatidylinositol 3-kinase 2 isoform X3 codes for MLRVTLLLFVAMVAIVSAGPTVRKDDAANAITTSTAVPEAKPPATDEPPVGESASTPGSKLQVSNDEQSSNATSTVASAMQTTGTESTTAALSTTVTSSTSKPTTVSTTLSTTTKPPVSGVPTAPTIKPPRKTITFDQRQEGKYNIRADLENFVIVVVPSGSSSGASLLDLLTRSAHKKDAHHQTRKTSHKRKNNKAHGVQKKISQVTPEVIVLDENHQRSGQLETEEFIEGRTPYKVDLSSSARSVDGADTDAGPNSSDRKPSFTFSVEPASSSRLIRFPASSA; via the exons ATGCTACGAGTCACGCTGTTGCTGTTCGTAGCAATGGTCGCAATTGTTTCTGCCGGGCCAACGGTAAGAAAGGATGATGCGGCCAACGCCATTACAACATCCACCGCGGTGCCAGAAGCGAAACCACCGGCAACTGACGAACCTCCGGTGGGCGAAAGCGCTTCAACTCCAGGTTCCAAGCTCCAGGTCAGTAATGATGAACAATCGAGCAATGCCACGAGCACCGTTGCTAGTGCAATGCAAACAACGGGAACCGAATCAACAACGGCAGCGTTGTCCACAACAGTGACATCGTCGACGAGCAAACCAACAACAGTGTCGACGACACTATCTACCACGACAAAACCCCCAGTCAGCGGAGTGCCGACTGCACCAACGATTAAGCCTCCGCGTAAAACGATCACCTTCGATCAACGCCAAGAAGGCAAATACAACATTCGCGCCGATTTGGAAAACTTTGTAATCGTGGTTGTCCCATCTGGCTCTTCGTCCGGTGCATCGTTGCTCGATTTGCTGACCCGTTCGGCACATAAGAAGGATGCACATCACCAAACACGCAAAACATCCCACAAACGCAAGAACAACAAAGCCCACGGTGTGCAGAAGAAGATCTCCCAGGTAACACCGGAAGTAATTGTACTGGACGAGAACCACCAACGGTCGGGTCAGCTCGAGACGGAAGAGTTCATCGAGGGCCGTACACCATACAAGGTGGACCTGTCCAGCAGTGCGCGTAGCGTTGATGGAGCCGACACGGATGCTGGACCGAATTCGTCGGACCGTAAACCGTCGTTTACGTTCAGTGTGGAACCGGCGTCATCGAGCCGTTTGATTCGGTTCCCTGCCTCGTCAG CCTAG
- the LOC125762134 gene encoding uncharacterized protein LOC125762134 isoform X1, which yields MLRVTLLLFVAMVAIVSAGPTVRKDDAANAITTSTAVPEAKPPATDEPPVGESASTPGSKLQVSNDEQSSNATSTVASAMQTTGTESTTAALSTTVTSSTSKPTTVSTTLSTTTKPPVSGVPTAPTIKPPRKTITFDQRQEGKYNIRADLENFVIVVVPSGSSSGASLLDLLTRSAHKKDAHHQTRKTSHKRKNNKAHGVQKKISQVTPEVIVLDENHQRSGQLETEEFIEGRTPYKVDLSSSARSVDGADTDAGPNSSDRKPSFTFSVEPASSSRLIRFPASSGNYPHPHTARAFSVDGHGNGRALRVGGYPNTNTLVVAAGSSSDTNNHLLPGDGDNPQRDGTTSLLLLRRSDDAGNVAEPERDGIAGDNGLVVYHSHHPPSSFDSLEFEPLRSDVDMTQLQLQSDNEFRYDDLEQNDADTLDGDWDELRLLGAQEQCGPDRKRDSYGVCQFVQP from the coding sequence ATGCTACGAGTCACGCTGTTGCTGTTCGTAGCAATGGTCGCAATTGTTTCTGCCGGGCCAACGGTAAGAAAGGATGATGCGGCCAACGCCATTACAACATCCACCGCGGTGCCAGAAGCGAAACCACCGGCAACTGACGAACCTCCGGTGGGCGAAAGCGCTTCAACTCCAGGTTCCAAGCTCCAGGTCAGTAATGATGAACAATCGAGCAATGCCACGAGCACCGTTGCTAGTGCAATGCAAACAACGGGAACCGAATCAACAACGGCAGCGTTGTCCACAACAGTGACATCGTCGACGAGCAAACCAACAACAGTGTCGACGACACTATCTACCACGACAAAACCCCCAGTCAGCGGAGTGCCGACTGCACCAACGATTAAGCCTCCGCGTAAAACGATCACCTTCGATCAACGCCAAGAAGGCAAATACAACATTCGCGCCGATTTGGAAAACTTTGTAATCGTGGTTGTCCCATCTGGCTCTTCGTCCGGTGCATCGTTGCTCGATTTGCTGACCCGTTCGGCACATAAGAAGGATGCACATCACCAAACACGCAAAACATCCCACAAACGCAAGAACAACAAAGCCCACGGTGTGCAGAAGAAGATCTCCCAGGTAACACCGGAAGTAATTGTACTGGACGAGAACCACCAACGGTCGGGTCAGCTCGAGACGGAAGAGTTCATCGAGGGCCGTACACCATACAAGGTGGACCTGTCCAGCAGTGCGCGTAGCGTTGATGGAGCCGACACGGATGCTGGACCGAATTCGTCGGACCGTAAACCGTCGTTTACGTTCAGTGTGGAACCGGCGTCATCGAGCCGTTTGATTCGGTTCCCTGCCTCGTCAGGTAACTATCCCCATCCGCATACCGCCCGGGCTTTCTCGGTCGATGGGCATGGCAACGGGCGGGCCCTGCGGGTAGGCGGGTATCCTAACACTAACACCCTGGTAGTAGCCGCTGGTAGTAGTAGTGACACTAACAATCACCTCCTTCCTGGTGACGGGGACAACCCACAACGTGACGGAACCACCTCCCTGCTACTGCTTCGCCGGAGCGACGACGCCGGAAACGTGGCCGAACCGGAACGTGACGGTATCGCCGGGGACAACGGGTTGGTCGTGTACCATTCTCACCATCCACCTTCCTCCTTCGACAGCCTAGAGTTTGAGCCGTTGCGCTCCGACGTCGACATGACGCAGCTCCAGCTACAGTCGGACAACGAATTCCGCTACGACGATCTAGAGCAGAACGATGCCGACACACTGGACGGGGACTGGGACGAGCTGCGACTACTCGGCGCACAGGAACAGTGCGGTCCGGACCGGAAGCGGGACAGCTATGGCGTATGTCAGTTTGTGCAACCATGA
- the LOC125762134 gene encoding uncharacterized protein LOC125762134 isoform X2 gives MVAIVSAGPTVRKDDAANAITTSTAVPEAKPPATDEPPVGESASTPGSKLQVSNDEQSSNATSTVASAMQTTGTESTTAALSTTVTSSTSKPTTVSTTLSTTTKPPVSGVPTAPTIKPPRKTITFDQRQEGKYNIRADLENFVIVVVPSGSSSGASLLDLLTRSAHKKDAHHQTRKTSHKRKNNKAHGVQKKISQVTPEVIVLDENHQRSGQLETEEFIEGRTPYKVDLSSSARSVDGADTDAGPNSSDRKPSFTFSVEPASSSRLIRFPASSGNYPHPHTARAFSVDGHGNGRALRVGGYPNTNTLVVAAGSSSDTNNHLLPGDGDNPQRDGTTSLLLLRRSDDAGNVAEPERDGIAGDNGLVVYHSHHPPSSFDSLEFEPLRSDVDMTQLQLQSDNEFRYDDLEQNDADTLDGDWDELRLLGAQEQCGPDRKRDSYGVCQFVQP, from the coding sequence ATGGTCGCAATTGTTTCTGCCGGGCCAACGGTAAGAAAGGATGATGCGGCCAACGCCATTACAACATCCACCGCGGTGCCAGAAGCGAAACCACCGGCAACTGACGAACCTCCGGTGGGCGAAAGCGCTTCAACTCCAGGTTCCAAGCTCCAGGTCAGTAATGATGAACAATCGAGCAATGCCACGAGCACCGTTGCTAGTGCAATGCAAACAACGGGAACCGAATCAACAACGGCAGCGTTGTCCACAACAGTGACATCGTCGACGAGCAAACCAACAACAGTGTCGACGACACTATCTACCACGACAAAACCCCCAGTCAGCGGAGTGCCGACTGCACCAACGATTAAGCCTCCGCGTAAAACGATCACCTTCGATCAACGCCAAGAAGGCAAATACAACATTCGCGCCGATTTGGAAAACTTTGTAATCGTGGTTGTCCCATCTGGCTCTTCGTCCGGTGCATCGTTGCTCGATTTGCTGACCCGTTCGGCACATAAGAAGGATGCACATCACCAAACACGCAAAACATCCCACAAACGCAAGAACAACAAAGCCCACGGTGTGCAGAAGAAGATCTCCCAGGTAACACCGGAAGTAATTGTACTGGACGAGAACCACCAACGGTCGGGTCAGCTCGAGACGGAAGAGTTCATCGAGGGCCGTACACCATACAAGGTGGACCTGTCCAGCAGTGCGCGTAGCGTTGATGGAGCCGACACGGATGCTGGACCGAATTCGTCGGACCGTAAACCGTCGTTTACGTTCAGTGTGGAACCGGCGTCATCGAGCCGTTTGATTCGGTTCCCTGCCTCGTCAGGTAACTATCCCCATCCGCATACCGCCCGGGCTTTCTCGGTCGATGGGCATGGCAACGGGCGGGCCCTGCGGGTAGGCGGGTATCCTAACACTAACACCCTGGTAGTAGCCGCTGGTAGTAGTAGTGACACTAACAATCACCTCCTTCCTGGTGACGGGGACAACCCACAACGTGACGGAACCACCTCCCTGCTACTGCTTCGCCGGAGCGACGACGCCGGAAACGTGGCCGAACCGGAACGTGACGGTATCGCCGGGGACAACGGGTTGGTCGTGTACCATTCTCACCATCCACCTTCCTCCTTCGACAGCCTAGAGTTTGAGCCGTTGCGCTCCGACGTCGACATGACGCAGCTCCAGCTACAGTCGGACAACGAATTCCGCTACGACGATCTAGAGCAGAACGATGCCGACACACTGGACGGGGACTGGGACGAGCTGCGACTACTCGGCGCACAGGAACAGTGCGGTCCGGACCGGAAGCGGGACAGCTATGGCGTATGTCAGTTTGTGCAACCATGA
- the LOC125762139 gene encoding trinucleotide repeat-containing gene 18 protein-like, whose translation MDTYRGGRSVTLLLLLVLTVVRIDSLPVSSFLDDDSDYDDSFENEYDLVFDQRQNGTANVHVSVDGVMLAIPGPEMPPSASLAGATLLDLFASQLAAGGESEYESSEESYGSISGTSSTAAGASSSTSSTTSTTTVAPASDALIASDFPYQGLPANLPASLLGQGLSFFFNPKHAEIPFHLNTAQGSTKQTIPLLITKMDKAPATRDPDSAESNEDSRELAAPAPQQTPKQQAGKKKRKHKRKYKVRVANLLRPLLKRTILVQ comes from the exons ATGGATACATATCGGGGTGGTCGTTCGGTGACCCTTTTGCTTTTACTTGTGCTAACAGTGGTACGAATCGATTCACTACCCGTATCGAGCTTCCTCGATGACGACAGTGACTATGATGATAGTTTCGAGAATGAGTACGATCTAGTGTTCGATCAGCGTCAGAACGGAACGGCCAACGTGCACGTATCGGTGGATGGTGTAATGCTTGCGATTCCGGGTCCCGAAATGCCCCCGTCCGCATCACTTGCAGGAGCGACACTGTTGGACCTATTTGCCTCCCAACTTGCTGCAGGCGGAGAATCGGAATACGAGAGTTCGGAGGAATCGTACGGTAGCATCTCGGGAACATCTTCTACTGCAGCTGGAGCAAGTTCGTCTACCTCTTCAACCACCAGCACGACGACAGTGGCTCCAGCATCCGATGCATTGATCGCCAGTGACTTCCCTTATCAAGGCTTACCCGCCAACCTGCCAGCCAGTCTACTGGGCCAGGGCCTATCGTTCTTTTTCAACCCGAAGCATGCCGAAATTCCATTCCACCTTAATACGGCACAGGGGTCTACAAAACAGACAATTCCCCTACTCATCACTAAGATGGACAAAGCTCCAGCAACACGAGATCCCGATTCGGCGGAATCGAACGAAGATAGTCGTGAGCTGGCAGCGCCGGCACCTCAACAAACGCCCAAACAACAAGCCGGAAAGAAGAAGCGTAAGCATAAGCGGAA gTACAAGGTGCGCGTCGCCAACTTGCTGAGACCGTTGCTGAAGCGTACTATTCTAGTTCAGTGA